One window of Thermocoleostomius sinensis A174 genomic DNA carries:
- a CDS encoding NAD(P)/FAD-dependent oxidoreductase, translating into MAHIIVIGAGLGGLPTAYELRHLLPHHHQITLISDTPQFTFLPSLPWAALGLTALESIQVKLPNRLEPRGIHWVQGRVEGIDPNNRQLVVNQALLSYDYLVVATGAELDLDTVPGLGPDHGYTQSVCNPHHAQLAQQAWQQFLAQPGPLVVGAVPGASCFGPAYEFALLADHELRKQGLRDQVPITFVTPEPYAGHLGIGGMANSAKLVTALMAEREIEVIENAAVTAVEPDQIRLADGRSLPFAYSMLLPAFRGPQFLREVPGLTDANGFIPVLPTYQHPDYPSIYAVGVIVQLQPPEATPLPVGVPKTGQMTEAMGMAVAHNIAIALGERSAHPVAPTLEAICFADFGNTGILFLADPVLPDSATGKRRRAIALQGAWVGWAKTAFEQYFLAKMRFGAAVPWFERLALRGVGLSLVEPLTHSPSPDCLPGTSC; encoded by the coding sequence ATGGCTCACATCATTGTGATTGGCGCGGGATTGGGTGGTCTGCCGACTGCCTACGAACTCCGACATCTTCTCCCTCATCATCATCAAATTACCTTAATCTCCGATACTCCCCAGTTTACGTTTCTTCCCTCGCTGCCCTGGGCTGCTTTGGGGTTAACAGCCCTGGAGTCTATTCAGGTGAAGTTGCCCAACCGACTTGAACCGCGGGGCATTCATTGGGTTCAAGGGCGCGTGGAAGGGATCGATCCAAACAACCGACAGTTGGTTGTGAATCAAGCGCTGCTCTCCTACGACTATTTGGTGGTTGCAACTGGCGCAGAACTCGACTTAGACACAGTACCGGGACTAGGCCCAGATCATGGCTACACCCAATCGGTGTGTAACCCCCATCATGCGCAATTAGCCCAGCAAGCATGGCAACAGTTTTTAGCACAGCCAGGGCCGTTGGTTGTGGGTGCGGTTCCGGGAGCAAGTTGTTTTGGTCCGGCTTATGAGTTCGCGCTGTTAGCGGATCACGAATTGCGAAAACAAGGCTTGAGAGATCAAGTCCCAATTACCTTTGTGACCCCCGAACCCTATGCGGGTCACTTGGGCATTGGCGGTATGGCCAATTCAGCGAAGCTAGTAACCGCCTTGATGGCAGAACGAGAAATTGAAGTTATCGAGAATGCAGCGGTGACCGCAGTAGAACCCGACCAGATTAGGCTCGCCGATGGGCGATCGCTTCCTTTTGCCTACTCCATGCTATTGCCTGCCTTTCGTGGCCCCCAATTTTTGCGGGAGGTTCCGGGTCTGACCGATGCAAATGGCTTTATTCCGGTGTTGCCTACCTATCAGCACCCTGATTATCCTTCCATCTACGCTGTGGGTGTGATTGTCCAACTTCAGCCACCAGAAGCCACGCCGCTGCCAGTGGGCGTGCCGAAGACAGGGCAGATGACAGAAGCAATGGGCATGGCTGTGGCGCACAATATTGCGATCGCCCTCGGTGAAAGATCTGCTCATCCGGTCGCACCTACGCTGGAAGCCATCTGCTTTGCGGATTTTGGCAATACGGGCATTTTGTTTTTGGCAGACCCAGTGCTGCCCGATTCGGCAACCGGAAAACGGCGACGGGCGATCGCGCTGCAAGGAGCCTGGGTGGGCTGGGCAAAAACCGCGTTTGAGCAATATTTTCTTGCCAAAATGCGCTTCGGTGCAGCCGTTCCCTGGTTTGAGCGGCTTGCCCTGAGAGGTGTTGGCCTATCGCTGGTGGAACCCCTGACACACTCACCATCACCTGATTGCCTGCCTGGAACCTCCTGTTGA
- a CDS encoding ArsR/SmtB family transcription factor — MDWTTNLKRLEQMADRFRMMSDPTRLQILAVLGEQELSVQDICDRTGYKQSNVSKHLRVLREIGAIACEQRSYYHYYRVIDPQILSCWRCTKTACNESGNESGEPYVKADSEIDAELPSACDQPWTQAGCHGQFQPVAGQLEPSHGVSRSQHPQSK, encoded by the coding sequence ATGGATTGGACAACGAACTTAAAACGGCTGGAACAAATGGCGGATCGGTTTCGGATGATGTCTGACCCGACTCGTCTACAAATTCTGGCGGTATTAGGGGAACAGGAATTGAGTGTGCAAGACATTTGCGATCGCACGGGATACAAGCAATCCAACGTCTCCAAACACCTACGAGTGTTGCGTGAAATTGGGGCGATCGCCTGCGAACAACGCAGCTACTATCACTACTATCGCGTAATCGATCCGCAAATTCTAAGCTGCTGGCGCTGTACTAAAACTGCTTGTAATGAATCAGGAAATGAATCAGGAGAGCCTTATGTTAAAGCCGATTCAGAAATCGATGCAGAACTTCCATCAGCGTGTGATCAGCCTTGGACTCAAGCTGGTTGTCATGGTCAGTTTCAGCCTGTTGCTGGTCAATTGGAACCCTCTCATGGCGTTAGCCGCTCCCAACATCCCCAATCCAAGTGA
- a CDS encoding Tll0287-like domain-containing protein, whose product MALAAPNIPNPSELSRAIQDIENLDAMRSGLASSLEGRTEEPTLQTMQEVCRPVGMRARQLSQENGWQVKQIAKKYRNPAHAPDNLQSRIALARFEQNPELVGFWDRETIDGQSGTRYYRRINVEASCLACHGLKENRPQFVKDNYPQDLAYNFHVGDLRGMYAVFIPDDVKQAIQDAVNPSS is encoded by the coding sequence ATGGCGTTAGCCGCTCCCAACATCCCCAATCCAAGTGAATTGTCCCGCGCAATTCAGGACATTGAAAATCTGGATGCCATGCGCTCTGGATTAGCGTCTTCCTTGGAGGGGCGCACAGAGGAACCCACGCTGCAAACCATGCAGGAAGTTTGTCGCCCCGTGGGGATGCGAGCTAGGCAACTAAGTCAGGAGAATGGCTGGCAGGTGAAGCAAATCGCCAAGAAGTATCGCAACCCTGCCCATGCTCCCGATAACCTACAGTCCCGCATCGCCTTAGCAAGGTTTGAACAAAATCCAGAACTAGTTGGATTTTGGGATCGAGAAACGATCGATGGGCAATCAGGAACTCGCTATTACCGCCGCATTAATGTAGAGGCAAGCTGTTTAGCTTGTCATGGATTAAAAGAGAATCGTCCTCAGTTCGTCAAAGACAACTATCCGCAAGATTTAGCCTACAACTTTCATGTCGGTGATCTGCGCGGGATGTATGCCGTATTCATTCCCGATGATGTGAAGCAAGCGATTCAAGATGCGGTCAATCCATCATCCTGA
- a CDS encoding DUF3122 domain-containing protein has translation MVRPVQAAIRQLEEAPGQVVYQSRQTLKDQQGNIWQAIAFKRVKPDGTAGIYLRLVAFPGVAEVDHTRPLKLINSLGKTWTANDASQQIFTDAAHPEPNVAQYDLQPILIQLDPAVPFRLEVPKPDQASTTLNISPALIEEWRSLLEYENL, from the coding sequence ATGGTGCGTCCTGTTCAGGCTGCCATTCGCCAACTGGAAGAAGCACCTGGACAAGTAGTGTACCAGTCTCGCCAAACGCTGAAGGATCAGCAGGGAAATATTTGGCAGGCGATCGCCTTTAAGCGAGTAAAGCCGGACGGTACAGCGGGGATTTATTTACGTCTTGTCGCTTTTCCTGGCGTTGCAGAGGTGGATCATACTCGCCCGCTCAAATTAATCAACTCGCTAGGAAAAACTTGGACAGCCAATGATGCATCGCAGCAAATCTTCACAGATGCTGCCCATCCAGAACCGAACGTGGCCCAGTATGACTTGCAGCCAATCTTGATACAATTAGACCCTGCGGTGCCATTCCGATTGGAAGTTCCCAAACCTGATCAAGCCAGCACGACGCTGAATATTTCACCGGCGCTGATTGAAGAGTGGCGATCGCTACTTGAGTATGAAAACCTGTGA
- a CDS encoding radical SAM protein has protein sequence MLHNQRFFNSIYGPVKSWRFGQSLGIDPIGAVSTCSFNCVYCQLGEIEYQTTTRQVFISTEQIQQDLQPFAPWDVDLVTVSGSGEPTLAQNLADILTAAKAITEKPLAVLTNGSLLTDPDVRADLMIADRVSVKLDAIAPSFFQRINRPFDGLDLGQLWAGLWQFRQQYSGILSIQTMLLSTWSDQQQADYITLMQRLLPDEIQINTPTRPKPTRHELDARGNHTSGSRPYPVRSLKPVSVEQLQIFCDRIQSTTGIPTRYPQHQLIPSTQA, from the coding sequence ATGTTGCACAATCAACGTTTCTTTAACTCTATCTATGGCCCCGTAAAGTCCTGGCGATTTGGGCAGTCTTTGGGAATTGACCCAATCGGCGCGGTTTCAACCTGTTCCTTCAACTGTGTGTACTGTCAGCTTGGCGAAATTGAATATCAGACCACAACTCGACAAGTTTTCATTTCAACTGAACAAATTCAACAAGATCTACAACCTTTTGCGCCCTGGGATGTGGATCTTGTCACCGTCAGTGGCAGCGGCGAACCTACGCTAGCTCAAAATTTGGCGGATATTCTGACGGCTGCCAAAGCAATCACCGAAAAGCCCCTGGCTGTTTTGACCAATGGTAGCTTACTCACCGATCCAGATGTTCGAGCAGATCTGATGATTGCCGATCGCGTTTCGGTCAAACTAGACGCGATCGCCCCCAGTTTCTTCCAACGCATTAACCGACCCTTCGACGGCTTAGACCTCGGACAACTTTGGGCAGGGCTGTGGCAGTTTCGGCAACAATATTCAGGCATCCTATCAATCCAAACCATGCTGCTCTCGACGTGGAGCGATCAGCAACAAGCCGACTACATCACGCTGATGCAAAGACTGCTGCCCGATGAAATTCAGATCAACACGCCTACCCGTCCGAAACCAACTCGTCACGAACTGGATGCACGGGGCAACCATACTTCAGGATCTCGACCTTACCCTGTACGTTCCCTCAAACCTGTGAGCGTAGAGCAATTGCAGATTTTTTGCGATCGCATTCAATCTACGACAGGGATTCCCACTCGCTATCCTCAGCACCAACTCATCCCTTCCACGCAAGCATAA
- a CDS encoding 4Fe-4S single cluster domain-containing protein, whose translation MPNSMPNSQERAALKQMEIPPGHLNLMGYVDESEVNGPGCRAVIWVQGCLRECPGCFNPASWSFEPNQIVSVDDLLSKILANPRNEGVTFSGGEPFWQAPALAQLAHQAKAQGLNVMSFTGFTLEELQRADAPTGAQALLDELDILVDGPYVESLAVHTPDSLVSSRNQRVHVFNPAFRDRLNWASDQMEIHILKDGSRLITGYRGQMNLTE comes from the coding sequence ATGCCAAATTCAATGCCAAATTCTCAGGAAAGAGCCGCGCTAAAACAAATGGAAATTCCACCGGGTCATCTCAACCTCATGGGCTATGTGGATGAATCAGAAGTGAACGGCCCTGGTTGTCGTGCGGTGATTTGGGTACAGGGCTGTTTGCGAGAATGTCCAGGATGCTTCAATCCAGCATCCTGGTCGTTTGAACCAAATCAAATTGTGAGTGTTGATGACTTGCTGTCCAAAATCTTGGCGAATCCACGCAACGAAGGAGTGACCTTTTCGGGTGGAGAACCGTTTTGGCAAGCACCGGCTTTGGCACAACTGGCCCATCAAGCCAAAGCGCAGGGGCTGAATGTCATGTCATTTACCGGATTCACTCTAGAGGAACTGCAAAGAGCTGATGCCCCAACCGGCGCACAGGCATTGCTAGATGAGTTAGATATTTTAGTGGATGGCCCCTACGTCGAATCGCTGGCAGTGCATACGCCAGATTCCCTGGTGTCTTCGCGCAATCAACGAGTGCATGTGTTCAATCCTGCCTTTCGCGATCGCCTCAACTGGGCTAGCGATCAAATGGAAATTCACATTCTCAAAGATGGCAGCCGATTGATCACAGGCTACCGGGGGCAGATGAATCTGACGGAATAG
- a CDS encoding MBL fold metallo-hydrolase, giving the protein MLFRQLFDEATWTYTYLIADPDTKEAILVDPVAEQVERDLRILKELGLTLRYCLETHIHADHVTGTGKLRDATGCLGVVPANAQATCADRFIQDGEVLQMGSIQIEAIATLGHTDSHMAYLVNGTHLLTGDSLFIRGCGRTDFQSGNAGAMYDAITQRLFTLPDETLVYPGHDYKGETVSTIGEEKQWNPRFVGQTRESFIDLMANLNLPNPKKIMEAVPANQECGKVAIAAR; this is encoded by the coding sequence ATGCTATTTCGCCAACTTTTTGATGAAGCTACCTGGACTTATACCTATCTGATTGCTGACCCGGACACGAAGGAAGCCATCCTGGTCGATCCCGTGGCTGAACAAGTGGAGCGCGATCTGCGTATCTTGAAAGAATTGGGCTTGACTCTGCGCTACTGTTTGGAAACCCACATCCATGCTGACCATGTTACGGGTACGGGCAAGCTGCGGGATGCTACGGGATGTTTGGGGGTCGTTCCTGCAAATGCCCAAGCGACTTGTGCCGATCGCTTTATCCAGGATGGCGAAGTGCTGCAAATGGGTTCAATTCAGATTGAGGCGATCGCCACTCTGGGCCACACCGACAGCCACATGGCGTATCTGGTCAACGGGACGCATCTGTTGACGGGAGACTCCCTGTTCATTCGCGGCTGCGGACGCACCGACTTTCAAAGCGGCAATGCTGGGGCAATGTACGATGCCATCACCCAACGCCTGTTTACCTTGCCGGATGAAACGCTGGTATATCCAGGACATGACTATAAGGGCGAAACGGTCTCTACGATCGGCGAAGAGAAGCAGTGGAATCCTCGCTTTGTAGGACAAACGCGGGAGAGCTTTATTGACCTGATGGCAAACCTCAACCTGCCCAATCCCAAGAAGATTATGGAAGCGGTGCCCGCTAATCAGGAATGCGGAAAAGTGGCGATCGCGGCTCGATAG
- a CDS encoding protein tyrosine phosphatase family protein, translated as MNNVKPVNDDIIVAMGQPTSDDLQQAAQEGYKSVLNLRSPQEEGALGDEQQHAEAAGLQYVNLPVRPDALSQEQTDQIMNQIEQLPKPLLVHCKSGLRSGAMALMYVATREGMGADAAMEKGKQLGFDCESSPQMKQFFQQYVSECTNAN; from the coding sequence ATGAACAATGTTAAGCCAGTCAACGATGATATTATCGTAGCAATGGGGCAACCAACCTCTGATGATTTGCAACAGGCGGCACAGGAAGGCTACAAGTCGGTGCTGAATTTGCGATCGCCCCAAGAGGAAGGGGCATTGGGTGATGAACAACAGCACGCTGAGGCTGCCGGACTCCAGTATGTCAATTTGCCCGTGCGTCCCGATGCGCTGAGTCAGGAGCAGACAGATCAAATCATGAACCAAATTGAACAATTACCGAAACCGCTCCTTGTCCATTGCAAAAGTGGATTGCGCTCTGGGGCAATGGCACTAATGTATGTTGCCACTCGTGAAGGCATGGGTGCTGACGCTGCAATGGAAAAGGGAAAGCAATTGGGATTTGATTGTGAATCTAGTCCGCAGATGAAGCAGTTCTTTCAACAGTACGTTTCAGAATGCACGAATGCAAACTAA
- a CDS encoding multicopper oxidase family protein produces MRRLNRRQFLTLTTSSAATLLLARCAESQPQAQANFNAESSTLSRELSNVRSPRIVKFDLEAQPSSVTLGDRTANLFTYNGQVPGPQLEARPGDAVRIRFTNRLSEPTNLHYHGLHIPPTGTADNVYLNIGSGQTFDYEFTLPTDHPAGTFFYHPHFHGRVADQVFRGLGGIFVVRGDLDEIPEVKAAQEEFVFLKDFEIDPNGQVPNPNPMQIMQGREGSLVTVNGKENPIFSLQTGGLLRLRMINASTSRFYRLALENHPLHLIATDAGAIAAPVELQEILLSPGERAEVLVQGNQPAGEYRLLNLPYDRGMMGMMGQGSMRGMGSMRGMGRMSGNASQTTPQVLATIQYSGSTAPLPLPQQLLPVAELPQPATSRRIELSMGMGGMGMGRSGMGMGMAFLLDGKSYDHDRVDATVQLDTVEEWEIVNTGPMAMDHPFHLHINSFQVISRNGQPEPYVAWKDTVLVRANETVRIRVPFRNYAGKTVYHCHIFDHEDQGMMATIAMQA; encoded by the coding sequence ATGCGACGGTTGAACCGCAGACAATTCTTAACGCTGACAACAAGTAGTGCCGCGACATTACTATTGGCTCGTTGTGCCGAGAGTCAACCGCAGGCTCAGGCGAACTTCAATGCAGAAAGTTCGACTCTTTCTAGGGAGCTTTCCAACGTTCGTTCACCCAGGATAGTGAAATTTGATTTGGAAGCACAGCCTAGTTCAGTGACGTTGGGCGATCGCACTGCCAATTTATTCACCTATAACGGACAAGTTCCAGGCCCTCAATTAGAAGCGCGCCCAGGTGATGCTGTGCGGATTCGCTTTACCAACCGCCTATCCGAACCCACCAATCTCCACTATCATGGACTTCACATTCCCCCCACAGGTACGGCGGATAATGTTTATTTGAATATTGGCAGTGGTCAAACCTTTGATTACGAATTCACCTTACCGACCGATCATCCTGCGGGAACATTCTTCTATCACCCCCACTTTCATGGACGAGTTGCCGATCAAGTCTTTAGAGGGTTAGGCGGTATTTTTGTTGTTCGTGGCGATCTCGATGAAATCCCTGAGGTGAAAGCAGCACAGGAAGAATTTGTTTTTTTAAAGGATTTTGAGATTGATCCAAACGGACAGGTTCCTAACCCAAATCCAATGCAAATCATGCAAGGACGAGAAGGTAGCCTTGTCACCGTCAATGGCAAAGAGAATCCTATCTTTTCCTTGCAAACGGGGGGACTGTTGCGGTTGCGAATGATCAATGCGTCCACATCACGGTTTTATCGACTGGCATTAGAAAACCATCCCCTACACCTCATTGCAACAGATGCCGGGGCGATCGCCGCTCCGGTTGAGCTACAAGAGATATTGCTATCTCCTGGTGAACGCGCCGAAGTGCTGGTGCAAGGTAATCAGCCTGCTGGAGAATATCGATTGCTGAACCTTCCCTACGATCGCGGCATGATGGGCATGATGGGACAAGGGAGCATGAGGGGAATGGGCAGCATGAGAGGCATGGGAAGAATGTCTGGTAACGCTTCTCAGACCACGCCTCAAGTATTAGCCACAATTCAGTACAGTGGCTCCACAGCACCGCTTCCTCTCCCGCAACAGTTGCTGCCCGTCGCAGAATTGCCTCAGCCTGCTACCTCGCGCCGGATTGAACTGTCGATGGGCATGGGCGGAATGGGCATGGGGCGATCCGGAATGGGCATGGGCATGGCATTTTTACTTGACGGTAAATCCTACGATCACGATCGCGTTGATGCGACGGTGCAACTCGACACGGTTGAGGAATGGGAAATTGTCAACACTGGCCCGATGGCAATGGATCATCCTTTTCATCTTCATATCAATTCTTTTCAGGTGATTAGCCGAAATGGTCAACCCGAACCCTATGTTGCATGGAAAGATACGGTTTTAGTGAGAGCCAACGAAACCGTCCGCATTCGAGTTCCGTTTCGCAACTATGCTGGCAAAACGGTTTATCACTGCCATATTTTTGATCACGAAGATCAAGGCATGATGGCAACGATCGCTATGCAAGCCTAG
- the cydB gene encoding cytochrome d ubiquinol oxidase subunit II, translating to MENLEHFLTQVWFVILALFLFLYVMLDGFDLGVGILSLTSSSEERRGILMTSLGNIWDANETWLVLMGGALFGAFPLAYGTILNALYIPIFGMIFGLIFRAVAFEFREHSTNKVFWNLAFGVGSFMAALFQGFALGSVLEGIAVDEAGHFVGSIWDWLDWRSILVALTLIQGYVLIGSTYLILKTEGELQATHYRTAKLAAITTLIGAILITIVTPVVYENARAKLFHQPEVYIFALIPLLGVVLIGLLLRSLNQKAEATPLVWTILLFLLTFVGLGLVVFPYIIPPSITIYQAAAAPSALVFMIIFIGFLIPIMLFYNIYNYIVFRGKVSGEHYSES from the coding sequence ATGGAGAACCTAGAACACTTTTTAACGCAGGTCTGGTTTGTCATTTTGGCCCTGTTTCTATTTCTCTATGTCATGCTGGATGGCTTTGATTTAGGTGTGGGTATTTTGTCGCTAACCAGTTCCAGCGAGGAGCGACGCGGTATTTTAATGACCAGCTTAGGGAATATTTGGGATGCGAATGAAACCTGGCTAGTGCTGATGGGCGGAGCCTTGTTTGGGGCATTTCCCCTTGCCTACGGCACGATTTTGAATGCGTTATACATCCCAATTTTTGGCATGATTTTCGGTTTGATCTTTCGGGCTGTAGCCTTTGAATTCCGCGAACATTCCACCAATAAAGTATTTTGGAATCTAGCGTTCGGTGTGGGAAGCTTCATGGCAGCCCTATTTCAGGGCTTTGCTTTAGGCAGCGTTCTGGAAGGGATTGCCGTAGATGAAGCCGGTCATTTTGTCGGTAGCATTTGGGATTGGCTGGATTGGCGATCGATTTTGGTTGCCCTAACGCTGATTCAAGGGTATGTCTTGATTGGCTCAACCTATCTCATTCTCAAAACCGAGGGAGAACTCCAAGCCACGCACTACCGCACCGCCAAACTAGCAGCTATTACCACCTTGATTGGCGCAATCTTGATTACGATCGTCACTCCAGTAGTCTACGAAAACGCCAGAGCCAAGCTGTTTCATCAGCCAGAAGTTTATATCTTTGCGCTGATTCCTTTACTGGGTGTGGTGTTGATTGGACTCCTGCTAAGAAGTTTGAACCAGAAAGCTGAAGCGACTCCGCTAGTTTGGACAATCCTACTCTTTCTACTCACCTTTGTTGGGTTAGGGTTAGTTGTGTTTCCTTACATCATTCCACCTAGCATCACCATCTATCAAGCAGCAGCAGCCCCTAGCGCACTCGTTTTCATGATCATTTTCATTGGATTTTTGATTCCAATTATGTTGTTCTACAACATCTACAACTACATTGTGTTTCGAGGCAAAGTATCAGGAGAGCATTACAGTGAGTCATGA
- a CDS encoding cytochrome ubiquinol oxidase subunit I translates to MNIWADTVALSRMQFALTAIFHMLWPVLTTGMGIYLVIVEGLWLKTRNSDYYYHARFWAKLYVLNFGIGVATGLPMEFQFGTNWAPFSEAVGDFFGSILGFEAAMAFMLEAGFLGIMLFGWERVNPKIHYFATIMVAFGANLSTFWILAANSWLQTPAGGEVVNGKFIVDDYFQAILNPFMFISVSHMFFATLETSLFVIGGISAWYILNHRHAEFFSRSLKIVVAVAIAVTPLQIYIGHLSAEQVAHYQPTKLAAMEAKWETSPAGQPADWSLVALPNNKLERNDWEISIPNGLGYILEFKKNLSEPVLGLKEWQPDDRPKMVGLVYYSFRLMSGIGFFLAGLMGVSVIQWLRGKFAPEAIAQQKWLLRTWLLAAPLGYIAVESGWIVRCVGRQPWVVYGQIRTADGVSNLPASEVLTSLLIFAGVYTTLFICAMFFGSRIIRQGPNLELSVPGIENQPAVETEPAEFIPDQRPVEAQQ, encoded by the coding sequence ATGAATATCTGGGCTGATACTGTCGCACTATCGCGAATGCAATTTGCTCTGACTGCTATCTTTCATATGCTATGGCCCGTGTTGACGACTGGGATGGGAATCTATCTAGTCATCGTTGAGGGCTTATGGCTCAAAACACGCAACTCCGATTACTACTATCATGCTCGTTTCTGGGCAAAACTTTATGTTCTCAACTTCGGTATTGGTGTCGCCACAGGCTTACCAATGGAGTTTCAGTTTGGTACGAACTGGGCACCGTTTTCAGAAGCGGTGGGCGATTTTTTTGGCAGTATTTTGGGCTTCGAGGCTGCAATGGCATTTATGCTAGAAGCCGGATTCTTAGGTATCATGCTGTTTGGCTGGGAACGGGTAAATCCTAAAATTCATTACTTCGCTACAATCATGGTTGCCTTTGGCGCAAACCTCTCCACTTTCTGGATTTTGGCAGCAAATTCTTGGTTGCAAACCCCCGCAGGCGGAGAAGTGGTGAACGGAAAGTTCATTGTCGATGATTACTTTCAGGCAATTTTGAATCCGTTTATGTTCATCAGCGTTTCCCATATGTTCTTCGCAACGTTGGAAACCTCGCTGTTTGTCATTGGCGGCATTAGTGCCTGGTATATTCTCAATCATCGTCATGCCGAGTTCTTTTCCCGATCGCTCAAGATTGTCGTAGCCGTAGCGATCGCCGTCACGCCTTTGCAGATCTACATTGGGCACCTCAGCGCTGAGCAGGTGGCTCACTACCAGCCAACTAAACTGGCGGCAATGGAAGCCAAATGGGAAACGAGTCCAGCAGGACAACCCGCGGATTGGAGCTTAGTGGCGTTACCCAATAACAAACTGGAGCGAAATGACTGGGAAATTTCCATTCCTAATGGGCTGGGCTACATTTTGGAGTTCAAGAAAAATCTCTCTGAACCCGTCTTAGGCCTTAAGGAATGGCAGCCAGACGATCGCCCCAAAATGGTGGGCTTGGTTTACTATTCGTTCCGTCTTATGAGCGGAATTGGCTTTTTCCTGGCAGGTTTGATGGGAGTGAGCGTAATTCAATGGCTGCGGGGCAAGTTCGCACCAGAGGCGATCGCACAACAAAAATGGCTATTGCGAACCTGGCTACTGGCGGCTCCGTTAGGTTACATTGCTGTTGAATCTGGCTGGATTGTGCGCTGCGTAGGGCGACAACCCTGGGTTGTGTATGGGCAGATCCGCACGGCGGATGGTGTGTCCAATTTGCCTGCTAGTGAAGTATTAACATCGCTGCTGATCTTTGCTGGAGTGTACACGACGTTGTTTATCTGTGCGATGTTCTTTGGCAGTCGTATCATTCGTCAAGGTCCAAACTTAGAATTGTCAGTGCCAGGCATTGAGAATCAGCCCGCGGTAGAGACAGAACCGGCTGAGTTTATTCCCGATCAGCGCCCAGTTGAAGCCCAGCAGTAG
- a CDS encoding sulfite exporter TauE/SafE family protein, giving the protein MLTTIIGHLLAVCIGISLGLIGGGGSILAAPVLIYIMSVPAKSAFAMTLVIVGVASLIGAIPHWRQGNVNPKIIALFAPASMLGAYLGARLASLPFITPTIQLVTFGVMMLVASISMIRKGASKSEKSLDKASHSDQHTVIPKWLAIALEGLVVGVLTGFIGIGGGFLVIPALVLLGNTPMKEAVGTSLIILALKSVTGFAGYFGHVPIDWTLLLSFTIASSVGILLGSYLNQFVSAKQLEKGFGYFVLAVAIFVLIRR; this is encoded by the coding sequence ATGTTGACGACTATCATTGGGCACTTGCTGGCAGTTTGCATTGGCATCAGCTTGGGGTTAATCGGTGGGGGCGGGTCAATCTTGGCAGCTCCTGTTTTGATTTACATTATGTCCGTTCCGGCAAAGTCTGCCTTCGCGATGACTCTGGTAATTGTGGGAGTCGCGAGCTTGATTGGCGCCATTCCCCATTGGCGGCAGGGCAATGTCAATCCTAAAATTATCGCGCTGTTTGCGCCCGCTTCTATGCTAGGGGCTTATTTGGGAGCGCGATTAGCCTCGTTGCCATTCATTACACCCACCATTCAACTCGTGACCTTTGGAGTGATGATGCTGGTTGCCTCAATTAGTATGATTCGTAAAGGAGCCAGCAAATCGGAAAAATCGCTTGATAAAGCTAGTCATTCTGATCAACATACAGTCATTCCGAAATGGTTGGCGATCGCGCTAGAAGGGTTGGTGGTTGGGGTGCTTACAGGCTTCATTGGCATTGGCGGTGGGTTTTTGGTGATTCCAGCGTTGGTACTGCTCGGCAATACTCCTATGAAAGAGGCGGTAGGAACGTCTTTGATTATTCTGGCACTGAAGTCTGTCACCGGATTTGCCGGATATTTTGGTCACGTTCCGATTGATTGGACGCTGCTTTTGTCGTTCACGATCGCCTCTAGTGTCGGAATTCTTTTGGGTTCTTATTTAAATCAATTTGTCAGTGCCAAGCAACTTGAAAAAGGATTCGGTTACTTTGTCTTGGCCGTTGCTATCTTTGTTTTAATCAGACGGTAA